One part of the Salvelinus fontinalis isolate EN_2023a chromosome 4, ASM2944872v1, whole genome shotgun sequence genome encodes these proteins:
- the znf131 gene encoding zinc finger protein 131 isoform X1, with amino-acid sequence MADEDEVDCGSEFPALYKVMLDKLNEQRQLDQFTDITLIVDGHQFRAHKAVLAACSQFFHKFFQDFTQEPLVEIEGVSNSAFRQLMEFTYTAILAVNGPEEVNDVWKAAEYLQMQEAIKALNNRMSDGTPFSPSQAPAAGKSKTKKREPAETFSVIMETLPSVVGEQVEIEVEIGEGAIEVEETGMEEEVVDAARTAQAASDDSALALLADITSKYQQRGPMLHVLKKEGLEEVNEALGLSNAHEVVSQEETVTAPKTLEGLEVVEVQISQLDNMFRCNKCDRSFRLYYHLKQHMRAHVAALDKPHVCCHCGKAYMREAALKQHLNTLHYEAEELSRSQSQKKKMHMCDYCDKQFDHFGHFKEHLRKHTGEKPFECPDCHERFARNSTLKCHMAACQNGAGAKKGRKKVYECQVCSSVFNSWELFKDHLTTHTGEKPNHCTMCDIWFTQPHDLRRHLRELHSVTDDTLMTQELDIGAMAMQEEVAGEEDEEGGERETLLLEDVMRDGTVEPVDVVVMEETDMVVEEVTEMCEEDVQRLKEAGVEIRVVQVSAAGQVNSEIQVEEESQQTEEV; translated from the exons ATGGCAGACGAGGACGAGGTGGATTGTGGCAGTGAGTTCCCAGCCCTCTATAAAGTCATGCTGGACAAATTGAATGAACAGAGACAGTTGGACCAGTTCACAGACATCACTCTCATAGTGGATG GGCACCAGTTCAGGGCTCATAAGGCAGTGTTGGCAGCATGCAGTCAGTTCTTCCACAAGTTCTTCCAGGACTTCACACAAGAGCCACTAGTGGAGATTGAAG GAGTGAGTAACTCAGCCTTCCGCCAGCTGATGGAGTTTACGTACACGGCTATACTTGCCGTCAATGGACCAGAGGAGGTCAATGACGTGTGGAAGGCAGCAGAGTACCTCCAGATGCAGGAGGCCATCAAGGCCCTCAACAACAG GATGAGTGATGGCACTCCCTTCAGTCCGTCCCAGGCCCCGGCGGCGGGGAAGAGCAAGACCAAAAAGAGGGAGCCGGCTGAGACTTTCAGCGTGATCATGGAGACTCTTCCGTCAGTGGTGGGGGAGCAG GTGGAGATTGAGGTGGAGATCGGGGAGGGGGCCATCGAGGTGGAGGAGActggtatggaggaggaggtggtggatgcTGCTCGGACCGCCCAGGCTGCCTCGGACGACTCGGCCCTGGCACTGCTCGCTGACATCACCAGCAAGTACCAGCAGAGGGGGCCAATGCTGCACGTGCTGAAGAAGGAAGGACTGGAGGAGGTGAACGAAGCACTCGGTCTCTCTAATGCGCAT gaggTGGTGTCTCAGGAGGAGACAGTGACAGCTCCCAAGACTCTTGAGGGCCTGGAGGTGGTCGAGGTCCAGATCTCTCAGCTGGACAATATGTTCCGCTGCAACAAATGTGACCGCAGCTTCCGCCTCTACTACCACCTCAAACAGCACATGCGCGCGCACGTGGCCGCCCTGGACAAGCCGCATGTGTGTTGCCACTGCGGTAAGGCGTACATGCGGGAGGCGGCGCTGAAACAGCACCTGAACACGTTACATTACGAGGCAGAGGAGCTGTCGCGCAGCCAGTCCCAGAAGAAGAAGATGCACATGTGTGATTACTGTGACAAGCAGTTTGACCACTTTGGACACTTCAAGGAGCACTTACGTAAACACACCG GCGAGAAGCCGTTTGAGTGTCCAGACTGCCATGAGCGCTTTGCCAGGAACAGCACATTGAAATGTCACATGGCTGCCTGTCAAAACGGCGCCGGGGCCAAGAAGGGACGCAAAAAAGTCTACGAATGTCAG gtgtgcaGCAGTGTGTTCAACAGCTGGGAGCTTTTTAAAGACCACCTGACgacccacacaggagagaagcccaACCACTGCACCATGTGTGACATCTGGTTCACCCAGCCCCACGACCTGCGCCGACACCTCCGCGAACTGCACAGTGTCACAGACGACACGCTGATGACCCAGGAACTGGACATCGGTGCCATGGCAATGCAAGAGGAAGTGGCcggggaggaggacgaggagggaggcgagagagagaccctcttATTGGAGGACGTGATGAGGGATGGTACCGTGGAGCCCGTAGACGTGGTAGTCATGGAGGAAACGGACATGGTGGTGGAAGAGGTGACGGAGATGTGTGAGGAGGACGTGCAGAGACTGAAGGAGGCAGGAGTGGAGATCCGGGTGGTGCAGGTGTCAGCGGCGGGACAGGTGAACTCTGAGATCCAGGTGGAGGAGGAATCACAACAGACTGAGGAAGTATGA
- the znf131 gene encoding zinc finger protein 131 isoform X2: MADEDEVDCGSEFPALYKVMLDKLNEQRQLDQFTDITLIVDGHQFRAHKAVLAACSQFFHKFFQDFTQEPLVEIEGVSNSAFRQLMEFTYTAILAVNGPEEVNDVWKAAEYLQMQEAIKALNNRMSDGTPFSPSQAPAAGKSKTKKREPAETFSVIMETLPSVVGEQVEIEVEIGEGAIEVEETGMEEEVVDAARTAQAASDDSALALLADITSKYQQRGPMLHVLKKEGLEEEVVSQEETVTAPKTLEGLEVVEVQISQLDNMFRCNKCDRSFRLYYHLKQHMRAHVAALDKPHVCCHCGKAYMREAALKQHLNTLHYEAEELSRSQSQKKKMHMCDYCDKQFDHFGHFKEHLRKHTGEKPFECPDCHERFARNSTLKCHMAACQNGAGAKKGRKKVYECQVCSSVFNSWELFKDHLTTHTGEKPNHCTMCDIWFTQPHDLRRHLRELHSVTDDTLMTQELDIGAMAMQEEVAGEEDEEGGERETLLLEDVMRDGTVEPVDVVVMEETDMVVEEVTEMCEEDVQRLKEAGVEIRVVQVSAAGQVNSEIQVEEESQQTEEV; this comes from the exons ATGGCAGACGAGGACGAGGTGGATTGTGGCAGTGAGTTCCCAGCCCTCTATAAAGTCATGCTGGACAAATTGAATGAACAGAGACAGTTGGACCAGTTCACAGACATCACTCTCATAGTGGATG GGCACCAGTTCAGGGCTCATAAGGCAGTGTTGGCAGCATGCAGTCAGTTCTTCCACAAGTTCTTCCAGGACTTCACACAAGAGCCACTAGTGGAGATTGAAG GAGTGAGTAACTCAGCCTTCCGCCAGCTGATGGAGTTTACGTACACGGCTATACTTGCCGTCAATGGACCAGAGGAGGTCAATGACGTGTGGAAGGCAGCAGAGTACCTCCAGATGCAGGAGGCCATCAAGGCCCTCAACAACAG GATGAGTGATGGCACTCCCTTCAGTCCGTCCCAGGCCCCGGCGGCGGGGAAGAGCAAGACCAAAAAGAGGGAGCCGGCTGAGACTTTCAGCGTGATCATGGAGACTCTTCCGTCAGTGGTGGGGGAGCAG GTGGAGATTGAGGTGGAGATCGGGGAGGGGGCCATCGAGGTGGAGGAGActggtatggaggaggaggtggtggatgcTGCTCGGACCGCCCAGGCTGCCTCGGACGACTCGGCCCTGGCACTGCTCGCTGACATCACCAGCAAGTACCAGCAGAGGGGGCCAATGCTGCACGTGCTGAAGAAGGAAGGACTGGAGGAG gaggTGGTGTCTCAGGAGGAGACAGTGACAGCTCCCAAGACTCTTGAGGGCCTGGAGGTGGTCGAGGTCCAGATCTCTCAGCTGGACAATATGTTCCGCTGCAACAAATGTGACCGCAGCTTCCGCCTCTACTACCACCTCAAACAGCACATGCGCGCGCACGTGGCCGCCCTGGACAAGCCGCATGTGTGTTGCCACTGCGGTAAGGCGTACATGCGGGAGGCGGCGCTGAAACAGCACCTGAACACGTTACATTACGAGGCAGAGGAGCTGTCGCGCAGCCAGTCCCAGAAGAAGAAGATGCACATGTGTGATTACTGTGACAAGCAGTTTGACCACTTTGGACACTTCAAGGAGCACTTACGTAAACACACCG GCGAGAAGCCGTTTGAGTGTCCAGACTGCCATGAGCGCTTTGCCAGGAACAGCACATTGAAATGTCACATGGCTGCCTGTCAAAACGGCGCCGGGGCCAAGAAGGGACGCAAAAAAGTCTACGAATGTCAG gtgtgcaGCAGTGTGTTCAACAGCTGGGAGCTTTTTAAAGACCACCTGACgacccacacaggagagaagcccaACCACTGCACCATGTGTGACATCTGGTTCACCCAGCCCCACGACCTGCGCCGACACCTCCGCGAACTGCACAGTGTCACAGACGACACGCTGATGACCCAGGAACTGGACATCGGTGCCATGGCAATGCAAGAGGAAGTGGCcggggaggaggacgaggagggaggcgagagagagaccctcttATTGGAGGACGTGATGAGGGATGGTACCGTGGAGCCCGTAGACGTGGTAGTCATGGAGGAAACGGACATGGTGGTGGAAGAGGTGACGGAGATGTGTGAGGAGGACGTGCAGAGACTGAAGGAGGCAGGAGTGGAGATCCGGGTGGTGCAGGTGTCAGCGGCGGGACAGGTGAACTCTGAGATCCAGGTGGAGGAGGAATCACAACAGACTGAGGAAGTATGA